One segment of Procambarus clarkii isolate CNS0578487 chromosome 1, FALCON_Pclarkii_2.0, whole genome shotgun sequence DNA contains the following:
- the LOC123770290 gene encoding LOW QUALITY PROTEIN: uncharacterized protein (The sequence of the model RefSeq protein was modified relative to this genomic sequence to represent the inferred CDS: deleted 1 base in 1 codon), with protein MCMSCGLPYCPVGECAGSVKVSGFDGDGHCHLQCASCQTPSVRSSSSSMSCPVCPTLSVLSSATFYVSRPYAILTKYITNMYRRKIITRKLLRQLAGDREDENELNVVQLRRHKTECVIKTGDDSSNDSDVESKNTKTKKLSYSEERSETSNSSSDGGYWVGEEPEDGISALSPIPKKKQYPNISCTASSNLHKWRYQQSLTDKRFNSSIYSSGESGVSTDGSNPYGYVRYYNPENSSVPSLKMESLHYERSTKRYTYTKPYGVERENFINDNREQKSSSCDEFFYYIPKNKWPTVSSIPVDGSHSGPNISVAQISVGPQNKEIDVTKGFTKQDSMVMRPTYKFFKEKPGRVRRDSECYAMDTNTNPVMCSEFSSSRSLPTINSNLVLQDKFNDSQHKTIHSSTLNIPAAPIILPSLLPSDSDNELTESSPNICDRTIYEASTSSDDAMGLEGVLVDSRHQKKVFPFTTKPNVAYYVSSCSGDETGEDKIDYYESHRKQVPMMLPLSRSEPNLWRRIPTTRHHTEIPKFSSHYVQLVHSVENPTKVCNCESHSHRSSDSGLADVIHHLECCPLRSETPGLGRGSSISHCSHSSQFSTVKTSQGTSSCQVRPFTPDCSSDTDILFLTPTTTPYTSTSVSYAEDSLSSLIDSVTLHHSTSANELSCTSCLEPTREESVFRSGLYAHWWMKASVCPKTLALDKSKKDYLRFRVDKKPEVPPKPKFLKPSYHIRRGGTKGSITKPTARSASTQTNFTQADQSVKLQVIPQVSSCLKHNSLSSTRSGQSEGDQSVRPKLRKSSTHLSPQTSVTMSRDRSFESQASQISQVTVIPRPSSAREDISTESQGDQLTLPVKANLSTLKIQSKLSQESSGTSGNSCTELSSLHSFSESCERDGNPPHLRDSSEGLDVDFHRRASSHSLHVDVAPTDAFKSTLYWQLQPFPCISSQKSNSGILKTSNESSALGISGSADEEHHKPVLPPKPPHLQSWPIKRSKSLPRLPLSSISIHNQSKDFAS; from the exons ATGTGCATGTCTTGTGGTTTACCTTATTGCCCTGTTGGTGAATGTGCAGGTAGTGTGAAAGTCAGTGGCTTTGATGGTGATGGTCACTGTCATCTGCAATGTGCATCTTGCCAAACACCTTCTGTAAGATCTAGCTCAAGTAGCATGTCATGTCCTGTATGCCCAACCTTGTCAGTACTCTCAAGTGCTACTTTTTATGTGAGCAGGCCCTATGCTATCTTGACAAAATATATAACCAATATGTACAGAAGGAAAATTATTACAAGAAAACTTTTAAGACAATTAGCTGGAGACAGAGAAGATGAAAATGAATTGAATGTGGTACAGTTAAGGAGACACAAAACAGAGTGCGTAATAAAAACAGGAGATGATTCTAGTAATGATTCAGATGTTGAATCTAAGAACACAAAGACAAAAAAGTTAAGCTACTCAGAAGAAAGGTCTGAAACGAGTAATTCTTCCAGTGATGGTGGCTATTGGGTTGGAGAGGAACCTGAGGATGGTATCAGTGCCTTATCACCCATTCCAAAGAAAAAACAATATCCTAATATTTCTTGCACCGCTTCCAGCAATCTTCACAAAtggagatatcaacaaagtttaacAGATAAAAGATTTAATAGTTCCATATATAGTTCTGGAGAATCAGGGGTTTCCACAGATGGTAGTAATCCATATGGTTATGTCAGATattataatccagaaaattccagtgtTCCCTCTTTGAAAATGGAAAGCTTGCATTATGAAAGAAGTACGAAGCGTTATACCTACACCAAACCatatggtgttgagagagagaactTCATCAATGATAACAGAGAACAGAAAAGCTCTTCTTGTGATGAATTTTTCTATTATATTCCAAAAAATAAGTGGCCTACTGTATCCTCCATACCAGTTGATGGAAGTCATAGTGGTCCAAACATCAGTGTGGCACAAATTTCTGTAGGTCCTCAAAATAAAGAAATTGATGTAACAAAAGGCTTTACAAAACAGGACTCAATGGTGATGAGACCAACATACAAATTCTTTAAAGAAAAACCTGGTAGAGTTAGACGTGACTCAGAATGTTATGCCATGGACACAAACACAAACCCTGTTATGTGTTCCGAATTTTCCAGTTCCAGATCTTTGCCTACCATAAATTCAAACCTTGTATTACAAGACAAGTTTAATGATTCTCAACATAAGACTATCCATTCATCAACTCTGAACATTCCAGCTGCTCCGATAATTCTTCCAAGTCTCCTACCATCTGACTCTGATAATGAATTAACAGAAAGTTCACCAAATATATGTGACAGGACAATTTATGAGGCTTCAACTTCATCAGATGATGCGATGGGTCTTGAGGGTGTGTTGGTAGACTCAAGACATCAGAAGAAAGTATTTCCTTTTACAACAAAACCAAATGTTGCTTATTATGTCTCTTCGTGTAGTGGTGATGAGACTGGAGAAGACAAAATTGATTATTATGAAAGTCATAGAAAGCAAGTACCTATGATGTTGCCTTTGTCCCGAAGTGAGCCCAACTTATGGCGAAGAATTCCTACAACTAGACATCATACAGAGATACCAAAATTTTCAAGCCATTATGTGCAGCTGGTCCATAGTGTAGAAAATCCTACCAAAGTATGTAATTGTGAATCACATAGTCACAGGTCCTCTGACTCAGGTCTTGCAGATGTCATTCATCATCTTGAGTGTTGTCCACTGAGAAGTGAAACCCCAGGATTGGGGCGTGGCTCAAGCATATCACATTGTTCACATTCTTCACAATTTTCTACTGTTAAAACTTCTCAAGGCACATCATCATGCCAGGTTCGTCCATTTACTCCAGACTGTAGTTCAGATACTGACATTCTTTTCttaacacccacaacaacaccttATACCTCTACCTCTGTATCATATGCA GAAGATTCACTTTCCTCTCTGATAGACTCAGTCACATTGCATCATTCAACATCTGCAAATGAGCTAAGCTGCACTAGTTGCTTAGAGCCAACCAGAGAAGAATCGGTCTTTCGTTCTGGCTTGTATGCCCACTGGTGGATGAAAGCAAGCGTTTGTCCTAAGACACTAGCACTGGACAAATCTAAAAAAGATTACTTAAGATTCAGAGTTGACAAAAAACCAGAAGTTCCTCCTAAACCTAAGTTCCTGAAGCCATCATATCACATACGAAGAGGTGGAACTAAGGGATCTATTACTAAACCCACAGCAAGATCAGCTTCCACTCAAACCAATTTTACCCAGGCAGATCAGTCAGTGAAGTTGCAGGTTATTCCTCAGGTTTCTTCATGTTTAAAACACAATTCTCTTAGTAGTACTAGATCTGGCCAGTCTGAGGGTGATCAGTCAGTGAGACCCAAACTTAGAAAGTCTTCGACTCATCTTAGTCCTCAGACTTCTGTCACCATGTCACGAGATCGTAGTTTTGAATCTCAGGCATCACAGATATCTCAAGTGACTGTGATACCAAGGCCTTCTAGTGCAAGAGAAGACATAAGCACAGAATCTCAGGGAGATCAATTAACATTACCAGTCAAAGCAAACTTAAGTACTTTGAAAATACAGTCAAAGCTTTCACAAGAGTCAAGTGGAACCAGTGGAAACTCGTGCACTGAACTTTCAAGTCTCCATAGTTTTAGTGAGTCATGTGAAAGAGATGGCAATCCTCCGCATCTGCGGGATTCTTCGGAAGGGCTTGATGTTGATTTCCATCGTAGAGCATCATCTCATTCTCTGCATGTTGATGTTGCTCCTACAGATGCATTCAAGTCTACTTTATATTGGCAACTACAACCTTTTCCATGTATTAGCTCTCAGAAGTCTAACTCAGGAATCTTGAAGACCAGTAATGAATCATCTGCACTGGGAATTTCTGGCTCTGCAGATGAAGAGCACCATAAGCCTGTCCTTCCTCCCAAGCCTCCACATCTACAATCCTGGCCCATCAAGCGATCCAAGAGTCTCCCAAGACTGCCTTTGTCTTCCATCTCCATCCACAACCAAAGCAAG GACTTCGCCAGTTAG